The region GCTTCCGCAAAGGCCTTCTCGGTGGCGGCGGCATCGGTGACATCGACCTTCAGCGCAACGACACCGGCCCCAAGCGCCTTTTCGGCGGCCGCCAGCGTTTCCGGATTGCGGCCGGTGATCACCACCTTCGCACCTTCGTCGATAAAGACTTTGGCGGTCGCAAGACCGATGCCGCTGTTGCCGCCGGTGATCAGCGCGACCTTGTTTTGTAGACGCATGATTCATGCTCCTCTTGGAATTGGCAACGATCTGGATTATGATCGTTATCTCTAAGGATTATGATTGTAATCCACGTGAGTCAAGGAGCATGATGCCGAAAAGTGTAAGCGGTTTTCGGCCGACATCATGCTCATTCGAATTTATTACGGGGAGATTCGGATGGGTCGTTCGCAGCTGGAAAAACAAAAGACGCACGAAAAGATCGTCGAGACTGCCTCGAGGCGGCTGCGCGAGGAGGGGCTGGAAGGTGTCGGCGTCGCCGATCTGATGAAGGAGGCCGGACTGACCGTCGGTGGCTTCTATAAGCACTTCGCCTCCCGCGACGATCTGGTCGCCGAGGCGATCCAGTCCGCCTTCGATTCATGGGGACGCAAGCTGCAGGCCGAGGGCGTGGACCCGGCAAGGATGACGGCTGCCGATATCGCCGATCGTTATGTCAGCACCTATCACCGCGACAACCCCGGCGAAGGCTGCCCCTTTGCGGCGCTGACCTCCGATATCTCCCGCAGCGGCGCGAAGGCGCGGGCGATCGCGACAGACGGGCTCAGGCGTAATTTCGAGGGCTTGGCGAGTAAGGCCGCGGGAGCGGACGAAGCGGAGAGACGGCGTAAGGCGATCACGGCCTTCGCGATGATGGCCGGCGGCGTCGGCCTTGCCAGACTATCCTCCGACGAGGCTCTGTCTGCCGAAATCCTGGAGACGGTCCGGGATTTCGTTTCCGGTATCGACAAATGAGAAACGGCCGGCGAAGGCCGGCCGTTTCGTGAAATATCCGCGAGCCGATCAGGCGGCCAGCGCGATTTCCTGGACGCGCGACTTGGCGGCGTCGATGGCCTTTTCGGCAGCTTCCGGACCGAAAGCCAGACCTTCGACATAGATGGTCTCGACATCGCTGATGCCGAGGAAGCCGAGAACCGACTTCAGATACGGCACGGCATGGTTCAAGGGGGCAGCCGGTCCCTGCGAGTAGACGCCGCCCGAGGTGAGCACCACGTAAACCTTCTTACCGGTGAGCAGGCCGACCGGGCCGCTTTCGGTGTACTTGAACGTCACGCCGGCGCGGGCGATGTTGTCGATCCAGGTCTTCAGCGACGAATAGATATTGAAATTGATGAGGCCGGTGCTGATGACGATCGTATCGGCGGCAAAGAGTTCGTTGACCAGTTCGTCGGAGGTC is a window of Rhizobium sp. N324 DNA encoding:
- a CDS encoding FMN-dependent NADH-azoreductase, giving the protein MSSILLLTSSPRAESLSTPIAVELAEKLQNQNPGSVLVRRDLAASPLPHIDDLFTGAIRKPAEARTAEEVAAVKTSDELVNELFAADTIVISTGLINFNIYSSLKTWIDNIARAGVTFKYTESGPVGLLTGKKVYVVLTSGGVYSQGPAAPLNHAVPYLKSVLGFLGISDVETIYVEGLAFGPEAAEKAIDAAKSRVQEIALAA
- a CDS encoding TetR/AcrR family transcriptional regulator, which translates into the protein MGRSQLEKQKTHEKIVETASRRLREEGLEGVGVADLMKEAGLTVGGFYKHFASRDDLVAEAIQSAFDSWGRKLQAEGVDPARMTAADIADRYVSTYHRDNPGEGCPFAALTSDISRSGAKARAIATDGLRRNFEGLASKAAGADEAERRRKAITAFAMMAGGVGLARLSSDEALSAEILETVRDFVSGIDK